A genomic stretch from Arenicella xantha includes:
- a CDS encoding dienelactone hydrolase family protein — protein sequence MKTTTLIKSTLCIISLSFSLSAFGGGSGGGSTGDDLPLPDTCTSNCGYELGPNPSLSFVSAAQGPQPVSTVSVSSSVDGFGGGTIYYPSNISQEMAAISIAPGFTNTQSAIAWWGPLLASHGFVVITIDTNSRFDQPDSRSRQLDSALSYLISQSDSSSSSISGLVDENRLATMGFSMGGGGSLQSASRNRLSAAVPLAPWNSGSNSFNQIAVPTMIMACENDSTANVSSHASPFYNTIPTSTDKAFMEISGGQHNCANGSNSNNALLATYGVSWMKRFLDKDHRYNQFLCGPNHESNSRISEFRDTCDFT from the coding sequence ATGAAAACCACCACATTAATCAAATCAACCCTATGTATCATCTCTCTCTCTTTTTCTTTGTCCGCGTTCGGTGGCGGCAGCGGGGGAGGCAGTACCGGTGACGACCTACCGTTGCCAGATACTTGCACCAGCAATTGCGGATACGAACTTGGCCCTAACCCAAGTCTCTCTTTCGTGAGTGCCGCGCAAGGACCCCAGCCAGTCTCAACAGTCAGTGTGTCTAGCTCTGTCGATGGATTCGGCGGCGGTACGATTTACTATCCAAGTAACATATCCCAAGAAATGGCGGCAATTTCTATAGCGCCAGGCTTTACCAATACGCAGTCGGCAATTGCTTGGTGGGGGCCGTTGTTGGCTTCTCATGGCTTTGTAGTCATTACCATCGATACTAACTCGCGCTTCGATCAGCCTGATAGCCGAAGCCGACAGCTCGACAGTGCATTGTCGTATTTGATATCGCAAAGTGATAGCTCAAGTAGTTCTATCTCTGGCCTGGTGGACGAAAATCGCTTGGCAACCATGGGATTTTCCATGGGCGGTGGCGGATCGCTACAAAGCGCCTCTCGTAATCGCTTAAGTGCGGCGGTGCCTCTTGCTCCTTGGAATTCAGGTAGTAATAGCTTTAATCAAATAGCGGTACCAACAATGATCATGGCCTGCGAAAACGACTCCACTGCTAACGTTAGCTCGCACGCCAGTCCTTTCTACAACACAATTCCTACAAGCACGGACAAAGCTTTTATGGAGATTTCTGGCGGTCAACATAATTGCGCCAATGGTAGCAATAGCAATAATGCTTTGCTCGCGACCTATGGTGTGTCTTGGATGAAACGATTTTTGGACAAGGATCACCGCTATAATCAATTCCTATGCGGACCAAATCACGAGTCGAATAGCCGCATCTCTGAATTTCGTGATACTTGCGACTTTACCTAG
- a CDS encoding DUF6691 family protein yields the protein MRLITIFISGLVFGIGIIVSGMVNPAKVIGFLDIFGAWDPSLAFVMIGAISVTMVGYKLVLKRDVSLFNLKFSLPTNTDLDRKLIIGAVLFGIGWGLVGVCPGPAVVGFLVAPKPLGLFLVSMLVSMALARRYMDRVR from the coding sequence ATGCGACTTATTACGATTTTTATCTCTGGGTTAGTATTCGGCATTGGAATTATTGTGTCTGGCATGGTCAACCCTGCCAAAGTAATTGGATTCCTCGATATTTTTGGCGCTTGGGACCCAAGCTTGGCTTTCGTTATGATTGGTGCAATCAGTGTCACTATGGTCGGTTATAAGCTGGTCTTGAAGCGAGATGTGTCGCTGTTCAATTTGAAATTCTCCCTACCAACAAATACCGACTTAGATCGAAAATTGATCATCGGCGCAGTTCTATTTGGAATTGGTTGGGGGCTCGTAGGGGTTTGCCCGGGCCCAGCCGTTGTTGGTTTTTTGGTGGCACCGAAGCCACTCGGCCTATTTTTAGTATCTATGCTAGTTAGCATGGCACTTGCGCGTCGTTATATGGATCGAGTTCGATAA
- a CDS encoding YeeE/YedE family protein produces MNDYLIALLGGGLIGLASVILMASQGAVMGISGIVSRAISRPTSVTAWRLVFIAGVLAAPIVYSLFANNFIALEITENSVLLVIAGLFVGVGTVIGNGCTSGHGVCGLSRLSARSMVATITFMLTAVLTVAAVNYLSGVN; encoded by the coding sequence ATGAACGACTATCTAATAGCTCTACTCGGCGGTGGCTTAATAGGCCTAGCAAGTGTAATTTTAATGGCTTCGCAAGGAGCCGTCATGGGAATCAGCGGCATTGTCAGTCGAGCCATTTCTAGACCAACAAGTGTGACTGCCTGGCGGCTGGTGTTTATTGCCGGCGTACTCGCTGCACCGATTGTTTATTCGCTCTTTGCCAACAACTTCATTGCTCTCGAAATCACTGAAAACTCAGTATTGTTAGTGATAGCGGGATTATTCGTTGGTGTCGGTACGGTAATTGGAAACGGCTGCACATCGGGGCACGGAGTCTGCGGATTATCGCGCTTATCGGCTCGCTCAATGGTTGCGACAATCACTTTTATGTTAACCGCCGTGTTGACTGTTGCTGCCGTCAACTACTTGTCAGGAGTTAATTAA
- the gdhA gene encoding NADP-specific glutamate dehydrogenase: MSNTYETDEVDAFMAGLERRNSGETEFLQAVEEVATTILPYIAKNPKYKKARILERMCEPDRMISFRVAWEDDEGNVRVNRGYRVQCNNAIGPYKGGLRFHKSVTPSILKFLAFEQTFKNSLTGLPMGGGKGGADFNPQGKSDREVMHFCQAFMTELFRHIGPNTDVPAGDIGVGAREVSYMFGQYKRLKNEFVGVLTGKGLQFGGSEIRTEATGYGCVYMMQDMLNHHDMTLKDQIAIVSGSGNVAQYTCEKATQLGAKVVTMSDSSGYIYDKDGIDAEKLAFIMELKGVRRGRISEYADKYGVEFHAGKAPWSVKGDLAFPCATQNEITVEDAKTLIGNGIKAVCEGANMPTYKDGIDAFQHAGVLFAPSKAANAGGVAVSGLEMTQNSMRLSWDREELDARLRKIMTGIHDSCVKHGDGHPTTDQVDYVKGANIAGFIKVADAMLAYGVM, from the coding sequence ATGTCAAATACATACGAAACGGATGAAGTAGATGCATTCATGGCCGGGTTAGAGCGACGAAATTCAGGCGAAACTGAATTCTTGCAAGCGGTAGAGGAGGTCGCAACAACGATTTTGCCGTATATAGCAAAGAATCCTAAATACAAAAAGGCACGTATTCTTGAGCGAATGTGTGAACCAGATCGAATGATAAGCTTTCGTGTTGCTTGGGAAGACGACGAAGGCAATGTGCGGGTCAACCGCGGCTATCGTGTACAGTGCAATAATGCGATTGGGCCATATAAAGGTGGTTTGCGCTTTCATAAAAGCGTTACGCCGAGTATTTTGAAGTTTCTCGCGTTTGAACAGACGTTTAAAAATAGTCTAACCGGACTGCCAATGGGCGGTGGTAAGGGCGGTGCAGATTTTAATCCGCAAGGTAAGAGTGACCGCGAAGTCATGCACTTCTGCCAAGCTTTTATGACTGAATTATTTCGACATATCGGCCCAAATACTGACGTGCCTGCTGGCGATATCGGTGTCGGTGCGCGCGAAGTTAGCTATATGTTTGGCCAATACAAGCGCTTAAAAAATGAGTTTGTAGGCGTGCTTACCGGTAAAGGTCTGCAGTTTGGCGGTAGCGAAATTCGTACCGAGGCAACCGGTTATGGATGCGTTTATATGATGCAAGACATGCTTAACCATCATGACATGACACTTAAGGATCAAATCGCCATTGTGTCTGGGTCTGGTAATGTCGCGCAGTACACGTGCGAAAAGGCGACACAGTTGGGCGCGAAAGTGGTCACTATGTCGGACTCGTCGGGGTATATATATGACAAAGATGGCATCGATGCGGAAAAGCTTGCCTTTATTATGGAGTTGAAGGGGGTTCGCCGTGGGCGCATTTCTGAGTACGCTGATAAATACGGTGTTGAATTCCACGCAGGTAAAGCACCTTGGAGCGTCAAAGGTGACTTAGCGTTTCCATGTGCTACGCAAAATGAGATTACCGTTGAAGATGCCAAAACGTTGATTGGCAACGGTATCAAAGCCGTGTGCGAAGGAGCTAATATGCCGACCTACAAAGACGGTATTGACGCATTCCAGCACGCCGGCGTGTTATTTGCTCCGAGCAAAGCCGCGAATGCTGGTGGTGTAGCGGTATCGGGTCTAGAGATGACGCAAAATAGCATGCGATTATCGTGGGACCGAGAGGAGTTAGATGCTCGTCTGCGTAAAATAATGACTGGCATTCATGATAGCTGTGTTAAGCACGGTGACGGCCATCCAACGACGGATCAGGTCGACTACGTCAAAGGTGCCAACATCGCTGGGTTTATCAAAGTTGCGGACGCCATGCTAGCTTATGGTGTTATGTAA
- a CDS encoding SDR family oxidoreductase: protein MTTNQITKPREFTKTSTATDVTEGVDLAGKNIVVTGINSGLGLETMRVLTSRGAHIIGTARTKEKAATAAASIDGKVTTVICELSDFGSVRQCADQVNALDLPIDGLICNAGIMALPKLELANGFEQQFNTNHLGHFILVNRLLDSIKRADQGRIVMLSSLAHKMAPLGGILFDNLDGSKWYKDWPFYGQSKLANMLTALALSARLEGSSATANAVHPGIIRTNLSRNMGGIQGVLFNNPISGWFVGKMLGTKTIAQGAATQCYVATAPELSTANGKYFADCSEERPSRYGQSVDLAEQLWSFSYDAVKPYIE from the coding sequence ATGACCACCAACCAAATTACCAAGCCGCGTGAATTTACTAAGACTAGTACTGCCACTGATGTCACCGAAGGGGTCGACTTGGCGGGTAAAAATATTGTGGTCACCGGCATAAACTCAGGACTAGGGCTTGAAACCATGCGCGTGCTAACGAGTCGTGGCGCGCACATTATCGGTACTGCTCGAACCAAAGAGAAAGCGGCAACAGCCGCTGCGTCTATCGATGGCAAAGTAACCACCGTTATCTGCGAACTCAGTGATTTTGGATCAGTTAGACAATGCGCTGATCAGGTTAATGCGCTCGATCTACCGATAGATGGATTGATTTGTAACGCCGGAATTATGGCCTTACCGAAACTGGAATTAGCGAATGGTTTTGAACAACAGTTTAATACCAATCATTTAGGGCACTTCATTTTGGTGAATAGGCTACTTGACTCAATTAAACGGGCTGATCAAGGGCGTATTGTGATGTTGTCGAGCTTAGCGCATAAAATGGCGCCTTTAGGGGGGATATTATTTGACAACCTCGACGGCTCCAAGTGGTACAAAGATTGGCCGTTTTATGGTCAGTCAAAATTAGCCAATATGCTGACAGCGCTCGCGCTTTCCGCTCGTTTAGAGGGCAGTTCTGCCACGGCCAACGCGGTACATCCGGGCATCATACGCACTAACCTGAGCCGCAATATGGGCGGTATTCAAGGTGTCTTGTTTAATAATCCTATCAGTGGTTGGTTTGTCGGAAAAATGCTGGGCACCAAGACAATCGCGCAAGGCGCGGCAACCCAATGCTATGTAGCAACTGCGCCTGAATTATCGACGGCGAACGGTAAATACTTTGCAGATTGCAGTGAAGAGCGACCGAGTCGATATGGGCAAAGTGTCGATTTAGCGGAGCAATTGTGGTCGTTTAGCTACGACGCAGTAAAGCCGTATATTGAATGA
- a CDS encoding sterol desaturase family protein, whose translation MDLKNIINEFSQDDLIYVFLPIFFAALLIEWIYSRRYRPELFEIGDTKASIWMMLLVGVVDLAPKFLAFIALVYLADLSPLRDIVRRQWWAWVLLFLLDDFIYYWFHRLNHQVRLFWAGHVSHHSAIRMNFATALRQGVGERLHKYLFWLPLPLLGFDPLMILTVMAWNLFYQYWLHTELIGRLPTWFEWIFNTPSHHRVHHASNIRYLDCNHGGMLIIWDRLFGSFSKEVATEKPVYGLTTNITSLRPIDVATHEYRAILSDVHRATSWSDKLRYLFLAPGWSHDGEDKRSKVLRSKVLRSNSDSNTDEVAG comes from the coding sequence ATGGACTTAAAAAATATCATCAATGAATTTTCCCAAGATGATCTGATCTATGTGTTTTTGCCAATTTTTTTCGCGGCACTATTGATTGAATGGATTTATAGCCGTCGTTATCGTCCCGAGCTATTCGAAATCGGAGATACTAAAGCGTCGATTTGGATGATGTTGTTGGTTGGTGTGGTTGACCTTGCGCCCAAGTTTTTAGCATTTATTGCGCTGGTCTACTTAGCCGACCTGTCTCCATTGCGCGATATTGTGCGGCGTCAATGGTGGGCTTGGGTCTTACTATTTTTATTAGACGACTTTATTTATTACTGGTTTCATAGACTAAATCATCAAGTTCGTCTTTTCTGGGCTGGGCATGTGTCGCATCACTCGGCGATCCGAATGAATTTCGCCACCGCACTTCGCCAAGGTGTTGGAGAACGCTTACACAAATATCTATTTTGGCTGCCACTTCCTCTGTTGGGCTTTGACCCATTGATGATTTTGACTGTTATGGCGTGGAATTTATTCTATCAATACTGGCTCCATACTGAACTCATCGGCCGCTTACCGACCTGGTTTGAATGGATATTTAATACGCCCTCACATCATCGAGTACACCATGCATCGAATATACGGTACCTAGATTGTAATCATGGCGGCATGCTCATAATTTGGGATCGCCTATTTGGTAGCTTCTCGAAGGAAGTAGCCACAGAGAAACCCGTGTATGGATTGACTACGAATATTACCTCGCTGCGGCCAATTGATGTTGCAACGCATGAGTACCGCGCGATTCTAAGTGACGTGCATCGCGCAACTAGCTGGAGCGATAAACTACGCTATCTATTTTTAGCGCCCGGCTGGAGCCATGATGGTGAAGACAAACGATCTAAGGTGTTGCGATCTAAGGTGTTGAGATCTAATTCCGATAGCAATACCGATGAAGTCGCAGGCTGA
- a CDS encoding PQQ-dependent sugar dehydrogenase: MAASNGLPFMVTPIASFDEPWAMTFLPDGRMLITEKPGRLLVVTQNGDVSRPVKNVPKVDYRGQGGLGDVVLHPDFKNNNLVYISYAEAGDNNTRGAAVLRATLELGDDGAAALTDSKVIWRQSAKVTGSGHYGHRIAFDANGFLFISSGERQKFDPSQDMKSNLGKILRLNDDGSIPSDNPFFDQGGITAQIWSLGHRNPLGLAFDAEGRLWNTEMGPLHGDELNLVKPAKNYGYPIVSNGDHYNGDEIPNHDTRPEFEAPKAYWVPSIAPSELIFYNGKVFPDWQGSAFIAGLKSAAIIRVEINGDTAKEVDRFDMGTRIRELEQGPDGAIWVLEDSKGGRLLKLTESTIQ; encoded by the coding sequence ATGGCCGCCAGTAACGGATTACCTTTTATGGTCACTCCGATTGCTTCTTTTGATGAACCCTGGGCCATGACCTTTCTACCTGACGGTCGAATGTTGATTACGGAAAAACCTGGGCGATTGTTGGTGGTAACGCAAAATGGTGACGTTTCGAGGCCGGTAAAGAACGTTCCAAAAGTCGATTACCGCGGGCAGGGCGGCTTAGGCGATGTGGTGTTACATCCCGATTTCAAAAACAACAATCTTGTTTATATAAGCTACGCTGAGGCAGGCGATAATAATACCCGTGGGGCTGCAGTGCTCCGTGCCACATTGGAGCTTGGCGATGACGGTGCCGCCGCTTTGACTGACTCCAAAGTTATATGGCGACAAAGTGCTAAAGTCACAGGCAGCGGTCACTACGGTCACCGAATCGCATTTGATGCTAATGGCTTTCTGTTTATTTCTTCCGGCGAACGGCAAAAATTTGATCCCTCGCAAGACATGAAGAGTAACCTGGGTAAAATTTTACGTCTAAATGACGATGGGTCGATTCCAAGCGATAACCCGTTTTTTGATCAAGGCGGCATTACTGCTCAGATTTGGTCGTTGGGTCATCGCAATCCACTGGGGCTGGCATTCGATGCAGAGGGTCGCCTATGGAATACTGAAATGGGGCCACTACACGGTGACGAACTCAACCTGGTGAAACCAGCTAAAAACTACGGTTATCCCATAGTGTCGAATGGTGACCATTATAATGGCGATGAAATCCCGAACCACGACACCAGACCTGAATTCGAGGCACCTAAGGCTTATTGGGTACCGAGCATTGCGCCATCCGAGCTAATCTTCTACAACGGCAAAGTATTTCCAGATTGGCAGGGTTCGGCATTTATTGCTGGCCTAAAATCGGCCGCGATCATACGAGTTGAGATTAACGGCGATACTGCTAAGGAGGTCGATCGTTTTGATATGGGAACCCGTATTCGTGAATTAGAACAAGGGCCCGATGGCGCGATATGGGTATTAGAAGACAGCAAGGGAGGGCGTCTGTTGAAGCTTACCGAAAGCACTATTCAATAG
- a CDS encoding sulfite exporter TauE/SafE family protein, with product MTFWSALILGLLASAHCAGMCAGLQMAMLSGPTSNQVIRSQTDAIWHVALLNFGRMVTYVSLGVVFTLLSYTVVAQLNISAVSRALRIATALTIVLIGIQLLMRKKRPFQRLEQLASSIWRPISKLIVHDSNRRYRSFLAGIAWGFLPCGLVYGVLLTSVFSADVFGAGLVMLGFAIGTMPALVLSGLLFKRFQSVVSNRYSQTIGGLFFILGGLAMLTAPYWVSREFLNDYPLLLNTVFCIT from the coding sequence ATGACATTTTGGTCGGCGTTGATTCTCGGTCTTCTGGCGAGTGCGCACTGCGCGGGCATGTGTGCCGGTTTGCAAATGGCGATGTTATCCGGACCAACTAGCAACCAAGTTATTCGCTCCCAAACCGATGCTATTTGGCACGTTGCATTACTTAACTTCGGTCGTATGGTTACCTATGTGAGCCTCGGAGTAGTATTCACATTGTTGAGCTACACGGTGGTCGCTCAGCTTAATATTAGCGCCGTGAGTCGTGCCTTACGAATTGCCACGGCACTGACTATTGTATTGATTGGCATTCAATTATTGATGCGAAAAAAGCGCCCATTCCAACGCTTGGAGCAGTTAGCCAGTTCAATCTGGCGACCAATTAGTAAACTCATTGTGCATGACAGTAATCGACGCTACCGATCATTTTTGGCGGGAATTGCCTGGGGCTTTCTGCCATGTGGTTTGGTCTATGGGGTTCTTTTAACAAGCGTGTTTTCCGCCGACGTATTCGGTGCTGGTTTGGTGATGCTGGGGTTCGCGATTGGAACTATGCCCGCGCTAGTATTGTCTGGTTTGCTGTTTAAGCGGTTTCAGTCTGTTGTTTCCAACCGCTACAGTCAAACTATCGGTGGTCTGTTTTTCATTCTTGGTGGGCTGGCCATGCTCACCGCGCCGTACTGGGTTTCGCGTGAATTCCTAAATGACTACCCATTGCTGTTAAACACCGTTTTCTGCATTACCTAA
- a CDS encoding DUF411 domain-containing protein: MNIRIKAWIFIGLISSYTTQSMAEVSMTVYKTPSCGCCQKWVDHLTENGIQTNVIALSDLAPIKSKHGVQGRYRSCHTGLVATEYSEGKHYIFEGHIPAKYVEAFLANPPAGAFGLSVPGMPVGSPGMEVGDRLDYYQVLQLNEDGSSSVYAHVNQ; encoded by the coding sequence ATGAATATACGAATCAAAGCCTGGATATTTATCGGGCTTATCAGCAGTTACACCACTCAATCCATGGCAGAAGTATCGATGACGGTATACAAGACACCTAGCTGTGGATGTTGTCAAAAATGGGTTGATCATTTAACCGAGAATGGCATTCAAACCAATGTTATTGCATTGTCTGACCTCGCTCCAATCAAGTCGAAGCATGGTGTGCAAGGTCGTTACCGATCCTGCCATACTGGCTTGGTTGCTACTGAGTACTCTGAAGGCAAGCATTATATTTTTGAAGGCCATATACCGGCCAAGTACGTTGAAGCGTTTTTAGCCAACCCGCCAGCAGGCGCGTTTGGGCTGTCGGTTCCTGGTATGCCAGTTGGGAGCCCCGGCATGGAAGTCGGTGACCGACTTGATTACTACCAAGTGCTGCAGCTCAATGAAGACGGGTCGAGTTCTGTGTATGCTCATGTTAATCAATAA
- a CDS encoding ArsR/SmtB family transcription factor: MNIERLNQSATQVSELMKMLSSVNRLLILCQLTDGEKSVGELCKLVSMKPPAMSQQLSILRREGLLKSNRVGQSIFYSITDDNLLKLISFLHDTYCSEP, from the coding sequence ATGAATATTGAAAGACTTAACCAATCAGCAACGCAAGTCAGCGAACTAATGAAGATGCTTTCTAGCGTTAATCGTTTACTAATACTTTGCCAATTGACTGATGGCGAGAAATCGGTTGGCGAACTCTGTAAGCTGGTTTCAATGAAGCCGCCGGCTATGTCTCAACAACTATCCATTCTACGTCGTGAAGGTTTACTCAAAAGCAATCGTGTCGGTCAATCAATCTTTTATTCGATCACTGATGACAATCTGCTGAAGCTAATTTCATTTCTTCACGACACTTATTGTTCTGAACCTTAA